A stretch of Lagopus muta isolate bLagMut1 chromosome 9, bLagMut1 primary, whole genome shotgun sequence DNA encodes these proteins:
- the EIF4G1 gene encoding eukaryotic translation initiation factor 4 gamma 1 isoform X7 has translation MNKAPQPTGGAPTAPHPAPSPGLPQSAFPPGQTAPVIFNPTPTSQMNTPSQPRQHFYQNRAQPPASASRVQSNTTARPGPPAHVYPAASQVMMIPSQISYTPSQGAYYIPGQGRSTYVVPTQQYPVQPGAPSFYPGASPTEFGTYAGAYYPAQGVQQFPAGVPTAQVIVSQQPPIPPKRERKTIRIRDPNQGGKDITEEIMSGARTSSTPTPPQAGSGLEPQANGETPHVAVIVRPDDRPKPALVVSKPVSLEPSKSASPSPPPPLIPEVEPVVMSTVTLVPMEPPVEADTKVELGEAPPDLHQTFSAITTVPGAGELPLVPPPDMDTAAVVEEEVAEEEEEVAIPLLEPTLQAPALPEVPSVPAAPLMPAVPPVPAAPSPPLVVPPVPEALAKPASPSPPPPQEEPCSEPVAEPAAEANGVLEEVPEPLPEAPVCQPVLAPVSEPAPVPAPAPTLESPIVQPEELPLPNGMEGSSKAEPSEEQPESDVSPISEPEEPAQPGTPTSPPAEEEEEESEGPAEAQERSSSPAPAPSQTLEATVQVAVSVPKKKRRMKELNKKEAVGDLLDAFKESQISDSASEVENKPPPPMPARETEDAAPARPQEESEETWEEKEDKLAPEKGKAGDQKYRYKEEQWKPLNPEEKKRYDREFLLGFQFIFASMQKPEGLPQITDVVLDKANKTPLRALDPIRLSGMNCSPDFTPSFANLGRPVMGNRGLPSGLGPRRSQQTQRKEPRKIIATVSLNEDVKLNKAEKAWKPSSKRASEEEDPENIKTQELLRRVRSILNKLTPQMFQQLMKQVMELSIDTEERLKGVIDLVFEKAISEPNFSVAYANMCRCLMGLKVPTTDKPTVTVNFRKLLLNRCQKEFEKDKDDDEIFEKRQKEMDDASAPEEKARMKDELEEARDKARRRSLGNIKFIGELFKLKMLTEAIMHDCVVKLLKNHDEESLECLCRLLTTIGKDLDFEKAKPRMDQYFNQMEKIIKEKKTSSRIRFMLQDVIDLRRNSWVPRRGDQGPKTIDQIHKEAEMEEHREHIKVQQLMSKDKRRGPPGPSISGGRSSLVADDGWNTVPISKGNRPIDTTRLTKITKPGLIDSNNQLFAPGGRLSWGKGSSGGSGAKPADSASDSGRPATSTLNRFSALQQSTPAESPESRRVVQRGSSSRDRSEKAGDRGDRESRSEKSSDRLERPDRGERGERNRSAVTKRSFSKETEDRSREREKQSGPETVRKTASMSEERDRSRETIKQEPAPPAASPKPMLSEEELEKKSKAIIEEYLHINDMKEALQCVQELGSPSLLYVFVRNGIESTLERSTISREHMGVLLCHLVKAGTLSKEQYYKGLREILEIAEDMEIDIPHIWLYLAELITPILQEEGIPMEELFREITKPLVPLGKATTLLVEVLGLLCKGMSQKTAGKLWRDGGLSWKEFLPEDQDVNKFVTEQKLEYTMGDNSDTPSCKELTSEELCKQMDKLLKENSNNQRIYDWIEANLSEQHVSSNTFIRALMTSVCHSAIIFENPYRVDALVIRNRAKLLQKYMRDEQKELQALYALQALVVKLDQPPNLLRMFFDALYDEDVIKEEAFYKWESSKDPAEQQGKGVALKSVTAFFTWLREAEDESDNN, from the exons GGTCGTTCCACATACGTTGTCCCAACACAGCAGTACCCGGTCCAGCCCGGTGCCCCTAGTTTTTACCCTGGAGCCAGCCCCACAGAGTTCGGAACTTACG CGGGTGCTTATTACCCGGCCCAGGGGGTGCAGCAGTTCCCGGCGGGGGTCCCCACTGCTCAGGTGATTGTGAGCCAGCAGCCACCGATCCCCCCAAAACGAGAGCGCAAGACG ATCCGGATACGAGACCCCAACCAAGGTGGCAAAGacatcactgaagaaataatGTCTGGAGCAAGGACCTCATCtacccccacccctccccag GCTGGAAGCGGTTTGGAACCCCAGGCCAATGGAGAAACCCCTCATGTAGCAGTTATTGTCCGGCCAG ATGACCGCCCAAAGCCTGCGCTGGTGGTGAGCAAACCCGTCTCCCTGGAGCCCAGCAAGTCAGCGTCCCCGTCGCCTCCCCCTCCCCTCATCCCTGAGGTGGAGCCCGTGGTGATGTCAACTGTGACGCTGGTGCCAATGGAGCCCCCCGTGGAAGCGGACACTAAAGTGGAGCTGGGCGAGGCGCCGCCCGACCTGCACCAGACGTTTAGCGCTATCACTACAGTGCCAGGGGCTGGGGAGCTGCCCCTCGTGCCCCCACCTGACATGGACACGGCGGctgtggtggaggaggaggtggcagaggaggaggaagaggttGCGATTCCTCTCCTGGAGCCCACATTGCAGGCGCCCGCCCTGCCTGAGGTGCCATCGGTGCCTGCTGCCCCCCTCATGCCAGCCGTGCCCCCGGTGCCAGCTGCGCCATCGCCGCCGCTCGTTGTCCCACCGGTCCCTGAAGCACTCGCCAAACCCGCCTCTCCCAGCCCCCCGCCACCCCAGGAAGAGCCCTGCTCTGAGCCTGTCGCCGAGCCTGCTGCTGAGGCCAATGGGGTCTTAGAGGAGGTGCCCGAGCCGCTCCCCGAGGCACCCGTGTGCCAGCCGGTGCTCGCGCCCGTATCGGAGCCTGCCCCAGTGCCCGCCCCAGCTCCCACCCTGGAATCCCCCATTGTGCAGCCTGAAGAGCTGCCCTTGCCCAATGGGATGGAGGGCTCCAGCAAAGCGGAGCCAAGCGAGGAGCAGCCTGAGTCGGATGTCAGCCCCATCTCGGAGCCCGAGGAGCCAGCGCAGCCTGGcacccccacctcccccccagcagaggaggaagaagaagagagcGAAGGCCCTGCTGAGGCCCAGGAGCGGAGCTCAAGTCCGGCCCCTGCCCCGTCGCAGACCTTGGAGGCGACTGTGCAAG TTGCTGTGTCGGTGCCAAAGAAAAAGCGAAGGATGAAGGAGCTGAACAAGAAGGAGGCAGTAGGCGATTTGCTGGATGCCTTTAAAGAG TCTCAGATCAGCGACAGTGCCTCAGAAGTGGAAAACAAGCCTCCCCCTCCCATGCCTGCCCGTGAAACAGAGGACGCAGCCCCCGCCCGTCCCCAGGAGGAGTCGGAGGAGACgtgggaggagaaggaggacaAGCTGGCCCCAGAGAAGGGCAAGGCTGGGGACCAGAAGTACCGCTACAAGGAAG AGCAGTGGAAGCCATTGAATCCTGAGGAGAAGAAGCGGTATGACCGGGAGTTCCTGCTGGGCTTCCAGTTCATCTTTGCCAGCATGCAGAAACCTGAGGGGCTGCCCCAGATCACAGATGTGGTCCTGGACAAG GCCAACAAGACCCCATTGCGGGCACTCGACCCCATCCGCCTCAGCGGCATGAACTGCAGCCCTGACTTCACCCCCTCCTTTGCCAACCTTGGGCGGCCTGTCATGGGCAACCGGGGCCTG CCCTCAGGGTTGGGTCCTCGCCGCTCGCAGCAGACTCAGAGGAAGGAACCCCGTAAAATCATTGCCACTGTGTCCCTCAATGAGGATGTCAAGCTGAACAAGGCTGAGAAGGCCTGGAAACCCAGCAGCAAGCGTGCCTCTGAGGAGGAGGATCCTGAGAACATCAAGACACAG GAACTGCTTCGCCGCGTCCGCAGTATCCTCAACAAGTTGACACCCCAGATGTTCCAGCAGTTGATGAAGCAGGTGATGGAGTTGTCCATCGACACGGAGGAGAGACTCAAGGGTGTCATTGACCTTGTCTTCGAGAAAGCCATCTCGGAGCCAAACTTCTCTGTTGCCTACGCTAACATGTGCCGTTGCCTTATGGGG CTCAAAGTGCCCACGACAGACAAGCCCACAGTGACTGTGAACTTCCGCAAGCTGCTGCTCAACCGCTGCCAGAAGGAGTTTGAGAAGGACAAGGATGACGACGAGATCTTTGAGAAGCGGCAGAAAGAAATGGACGATGCCAGTGCT CCTGAAGAGAAGGCACGCATGAAGGACGAGCTGGAGGAGGCGCGGGACAAAGCCCGAAGGCGGTCCCTGGGTAACATCAAGTTCATTGGAGAGCTCTTCAAACTGAAGATGCTGACAGAGGCCATCATGCATGACTGCGTGGTGAAGCTGCTCAAAAACCATGACGAGGAGTCTCTTGAGTGCCTTTGCCGCCTGCTTACAACCATTGGCAAGGATTTGGACTTTGAGAAGGCCAAG CCCAGAATGGACCAGTACTTCAACCAGATGGAGAAAATCATCAAGGAGAAGAAGACATCATCCCGAATCCGTTTTATGCTGCAGGATGTGATTGATCTCAGGCGG AATAGCTGGGTACCACGGCGAGGAGATCAGGGACCCAAAACCATCGACCAGATCCACAAAGAGGCAGAGATGGAGGAGCATCGGGAACACATCAAAGTGCAGCAGCTCATGTCAAAAGACAAAAGGAGAGGACCTCCTGGACCATCTATCAGCG GTGGACGCAGTAGCCTGGTTGCAGATGACGGCTGGAACACTGTGCCCATCAGCAAGGGCAATCGGCCTATCGACACCACCCGGCTAACGAAAATcaccaag CCTGGATTGATCGACTCCAACAACCAGCTCTTTGCACCAGGCGGGCGGCTGAGCTGGGGCAAGGGCAGTAGCGGAGGGTCTGGCGCAAAGCCTGCAGATTCAG CATCTGATTCAGGGCGACCGGCCACAAGCACCTTGAACCGCTTCTCAGCACTCCAGCAGTCCACCCCTGCCGAGAGCCCGGAGTCCCGTCGCGTGGTGCAGAG GGGCAGCTCTAGCCGCGACAGGTCAGAAAAggctggggacagaggggacCGGGAGTCAcgttcagagaagagcagtgaccGTCTGGAGCGTCCTGATCGGGGAGAGCGGGGAGAGAGGAACAGGTCTGCCGTCACCAAGAGGAGCTTCAGCAAAGAGACAGAGGACAGGAGCAGAGAACGGGAAAAGCAGAGTGGCCCTGAGACTGTGCGCAAGACTGCTAGCATGTCAGAGGAACGGGACAGGAGCCGAGAGACGA TTAAACAAGAGCCAGCACCTCCTGCGGCATCACCCAAACCCATGCTGtcagaggaggagctggagaagAAATCTAAGGCGATCATAGAGGAATATCTGCACATCAATGATATGAAG GAAGCcctgcagtgtgtgcaggagctgggcagcccCTCCTTGCTCTATGTCTTCGTGCGGAATGGCATCGAGTCCACGCTTGAGCGGAGTACGATCTCCCGCGAGCACATGGGGGTCCTGCTGTGCCACCTGGTGAAGGCTGGCACGCTCTCCAAGGAGCAGTACTATAAAGG GCTGCGGGAAATCCTGGAGATTGCGGAAGACATGGAGATCGACATCCCACATATCTGGCTGTATCTCGCAGAGCTCATAACACCTATCCTGCAAGAGGAAGGTATCCCCATGGAGGAGCTGTTCAG GGAGATAACAAAGCCCCTGGTGCCCCTTGGGAAAGCCACCACACTGCTGGTCGAGGTGCTGGGCTTATTGTGCAAAGGCATG AGCCAGAAGACCGCGGGCAAGCTGTGGCGGGACGGGGGCCTGAGCTGGAAGGAATTCCTGCCTGAGGACCAGGATGTCAACAAATTTGTCACAGAGCAG AAATTGGAGTACACAATGGGGGACAACTCGGACACGCCAAGCTGCAAGGAGCTAACCTCAGAGGAGCTGTGCAAACAAATGGACAAACTGCTGAAGGAGAACTCGAACAACCAAAGAATATATGACTGGATTGAG gcCAACCTAAGTGAGCAGCATGTCTCATCCAACACATTTATCAGGGCCCTGATGACATCCGTGTGCCATTCAGCCATCATCT TTGAGAACCCATACCGTGTGGATGCCCTGGTCATCCGCAACCGGGccaagctgctgcagaagtACATGCGAGATGAGCAGAAGGAGCTTCAGGCACTGTACGCCTTGCAAGCTTTGGTGGTGAAGTTGGACCAGCCTCCAA ACCTGCTGCGGATGTTCTTCGATGCTCTCTATGATGAGGACGTCATCAAGGAGGAGGCCTTCTACAAGTGGGAGTCCAGCAAGGACCCAGCCGAGCAGCAGGGCAAAGGGGTGGCCCTGAAATCAGTGACAGCATTTTTCACCTGGCTCCGGGAAGCAGAGGATGAGTCGGACAACAACTGA
- the EIF4G1 gene encoding eukaryotic translation initiation factor 4 gamma 1 isoform X3, whose translation MNKAPQPTGGAPTAPHPAPSPGLPQSAFPPGQTAPVIFNPTPTSQMNTPSQPRQFPAGPRAIHQQGGFRSLQHFYQNRAQPPASASRVQSNTTARPGPPAHVYPAASQVMMIPSQISYTPSQGAYYIPGQGRSTYVVPTQQYPVQPGAPSFYPGASPTEFGTYAGAYYPAQGVQQFPAGVPTAQVIVSQQPPIPPKRERKTIRIRDPNQGGKDITEEIMSGARTSSTPTPPQAGSGLEPQANGETPHVAVIVRPDDRPKPALVVSKPVSLEPSKSASPSPPPPLIPEVEPVVMSTVTLVPMEPPVEADTKVELGEAPPDLHQTFSAITTVPGAGELPLVPPPDMDTAAVVEEEVAEEEEEVAIPLLEPTLQAPALPEVPSVPAAPLMPAVPPVPAAPSPPLVVPPVPEALAKPASPSPPPPQEEPCSEPVAEPAAEANGVLEEVPEPLPEAPVCQPVLAPVSEPAPVPAPAPTLESPIVQPEELPLPNGMEGSSKAEPSEEQPESDVSPISEPEEPAQPGTPTSPPAEEEEEESEGPAEAQERSSSPAPAPSQTLEATVQVAVSVPKKKRRMKELNKKEAVGDLLDAFKESQISDSASEVENKPPPPMPARETEDAAPARPQEESEETWEEKEDKLAPEKGKAGDQKYRYKEEQWKPLNPEEKKRYDREFLLGFQFIFASMQKPEGLPQITDVVLDKANKTPLRALDPIRLSGMNCSPDFTPSFANLGRPVMGNRGLPSGLGPRRSQQTQRKEPRKIIATVSLNEDVKLNKAEKAWKPSSKRASEEEDPENIKTQELLRRVRSILNKLTPQMFQQLMKQVMELSIDTEERLKGVIDLVFEKAISEPNFSVAYANMCRCLMGLKVPTTDKPTVTVNFRKLLLNRCQKEFEKDKDDDEIFEKRQKEMDDASAPEEKARMKDELEEARDKARRRSLGNIKFIGELFKLKMLTEAIMHDCVVKLLKNHDEESLECLCRLLTTIGKDLDFEKAKPRMDQYFNQMEKIIKEKKTSSRIRFMLQDVIDLRRNSWVPRRGDQGPKTIDQIHKEAEMEEHREHIKVQQLMSKDKRRGPPGPSISGGRSSLVADDGWNTVPISKGNRPIDTTRLTKITKPGLIDSNNQLFAPGGRLSWGKGSSGGSGAKPADSASDSGRPATSTLNRFSALQQSTPAESPESRRVVQRGSSSRDRSEKAGDRGDRESRSEKSSDRLERPDRGERGERNRSAVTKRSFSKETEDRSREREKQSGPETVRKTASMSEERDRSRETIKQEPAPPAASPKPMLSEEELEKKSKAIIEEYLHINDMKEALQCVQELGSPSLLYVFVRNGIESTLERSTISREHMGVLLCHLVKAGTLSKEQYYKGLREILEIAEDMEIDIPHIWLYLAELITPILQEEGIPMEELFREITKPLVPLGKATTLLVEVLGLLCKGMSQKTAGKLWRDGGLSWKEFLPEDQDVNKFVTEQKLEYTMGDNSDTPSCKELTSEELCKQMDKLLKENSNNQRIYDWIEANLSEQHVSSNTFIRALMTSVCHSAIIFENPYRVDALVIRNRAKLLQKYMRDEQKELQALYALQALVVKLDQPPNLLRMFFDALYDEDVIKEEAFYKWESSKDPAEQQGKGVALKSVTAFFTWLREAEDESDNN comes from the exons GGTCGTTCCACATACGTTGTCCCAACACAGCAGTACCCGGTCCAGCCCGGTGCCCCTAGTTTTTACCCTGGAGCCAGCCCCACAGAGTTCGGAACTTACG CGGGTGCTTATTACCCGGCCCAGGGGGTGCAGCAGTTCCCGGCGGGGGTCCCCACTGCTCAGGTGATTGTGAGCCAGCAGCCACCGATCCCCCCAAAACGAGAGCGCAAGACG ATCCGGATACGAGACCCCAACCAAGGTGGCAAAGacatcactgaagaaataatGTCTGGAGCAAGGACCTCATCtacccccacccctccccag GCTGGAAGCGGTTTGGAACCCCAGGCCAATGGAGAAACCCCTCATGTAGCAGTTATTGTCCGGCCAG ATGACCGCCCAAAGCCTGCGCTGGTGGTGAGCAAACCCGTCTCCCTGGAGCCCAGCAAGTCAGCGTCCCCGTCGCCTCCCCCTCCCCTCATCCCTGAGGTGGAGCCCGTGGTGATGTCAACTGTGACGCTGGTGCCAATGGAGCCCCCCGTGGAAGCGGACACTAAAGTGGAGCTGGGCGAGGCGCCGCCCGACCTGCACCAGACGTTTAGCGCTATCACTACAGTGCCAGGGGCTGGGGAGCTGCCCCTCGTGCCCCCACCTGACATGGACACGGCGGctgtggtggaggaggaggtggcagaggaggaggaagaggttGCGATTCCTCTCCTGGAGCCCACATTGCAGGCGCCCGCCCTGCCTGAGGTGCCATCGGTGCCTGCTGCCCCCCTCATGCCAGCCGTGCCCCCGGTGCCAGCTGCGCCATCGCCGCCGCTCGTTGTCCCACCGGTCCCTGAAGCACTCGCCAAACCCGCCTCTCCCAGCCCCCCGCCACCCCAGGAAGAGCCCTGCTCTGAGCCTGTCGCCGAGCCTGCTGCTGAGGCCAATGGGGTCTTAGAGGAGGTGCCCGAGCCGCTCCCCGAGGCACCCGTGTGCCAGCCGGTGCTCGCGCCCGTATCGGAGCCTGCCCCAGTGCCCGCCCCAGCTCCCACCCTGGAATCCCCCATTGTGCAGCCTGAAGAGCTGCCCTTGCCCAATGGGATGGAGGGCTCCAGCAAAGCGGAGCCAAGCGAGGAGCAGCCTGAGTCGGATGTCAGCCCCATCTCGGAGCCCGAGGAGCCAGCGCAGCCTGGcacccccacctcccccccagcagaggaggaagaagaagagagcGAAGGCCCTGCTGAGGCCCAGGAGCGGAGCTCAAGTCCGGCCCCTGCCCCGTCGCAGACCTTGGAGGCGACTGTGCAAG TTGCTGTGTCGGTGCCAAAGAAAAAGCGAAGGATGAAGGAGCTGAACAAGAAGGAGGCAGTAGGCGATTTGCTGGATGCCTTTAAAGAG TCTCAGATCAGCGACAGTGCCTCAGAAGTGGAAAACAAGCCTCCCCCTCCCATGCCTGCCCGTGAAACAGAGGACGCAGCCCCCGCCCGTCCCCAGGAGGAGTCGGAGGAGACgtgggaggagaaggaggacaAGCTGGCCCCAGAGAAGGGCAAGGCTGGGGACCAGAAGTACCGCTACAAGGAAG AGCAGTGGAAGCCATTGAATCCTGAGGAGAAGAAGCGGTATGACCGGGAGTTCCTGCTGGGCTTCCAGTTCATCTTTGCCAGCATGCAGAAACCTGAGGGGCTGCCCCAGATCACAGATGTGGTCCTGGACAAG GCCAACAAGACCCCATTGCGGGCACTCGACCCCATCCGCCTCAGCGGCATGAACTGCAGCCCTGACTTCACCCCCTCCTTTGCCAACCTTGGGCGGCCTGTCATGGGCAACCGGGGCCTG CCCTCAGGGTTGGGTCCTCGCCGCTCGCAGCAGACTCAGAGGAAGGAACCCCGTAAAATCATTGCCACTGTGTCCCTCAATGAGGATGTCAAGCTGAACAAGGCTGAGAAGGCCTGGAAACCCAGCAGCAAGCGTGCCTCTGAGGAGGAGGATCCTGAGAACATCAAGACACAG GAACTGCTTCGCCGCGTCCGCAGTATCCTCAACAAGTTGACACCCCAGATGTTCCAGCAGTTGATGAAGCAGGTGATGGAGTTGTCCATCGACACGGAGGAGAGACTCAAGGGTGTCATTGACCTTGTCTTCGAGAAAGCCATCTCGGAGCCAAACTTCTCTGTTGCCTACGCTAACATGTGCCGTTGCCTTATGGGG CTCAAAGTGCCCACGACAGACAAGCCCACAGTGACTGTGAACTTCCGCAAGCTGCTGCTCAACCGCTGCCAGAAGGAGTTTGAGAAGGACAAGGATGACGACGAGATCTTTGAGAAGCGGCAGAAAGAAATGGACGATGCCAGTGCT CCTGAAGAGAAGGCACGCATGAAGGACGAGCTGGAGGAGGCGCGGGACAAAGCCCGAAGGCGGTCCCTGGGTAACATCAAGTTCATTGGAGAGCTCTTCAAACTGAAGATGCTGACAGAGGCCATCATGCATGACTGCGTGGTGAAGCTGCTCAAAAACCATGACGAGGAGTCTCTTGAGTGCCTTTGCCGCCTGCTTACAACCATTGGCAAGGATTTGGACTTTGAGAAGGCCAAG CCCAGAATGGACCAGTACTTCAACCAGATGGAGAAAATCATCAAGGAGAAGAAGACATCATCCCGAATCCGTTTTATGCTGCAGGATGTGATTGATCTCAGGCGG AATAGCTGGGTACCACGGCGAGGAGATCAGGGACCCAAAACCATCGACCAGATCCACAAAGAGGCAGAGATGGAGGAGCATCGGGAACACATCAAAGTGCAGCAGCTCATGTCAAAAGACAAAAGGAGAGGACCTCCTGGACCATCTATCAGCG GTGGACGCAGTAGCCTGGTTGCAGATGACGGCTGGAACACTGTGCCCATCAGCAAGGGCAATCGGCCTATCGACACCACCCGGCTAACGAAAATcaccaag CCTGGATTGATCGACTCCAACAACCAGCTCTTTGCACCAGGCGGGCGGCTGAGCTGGGGCAAGGGCAGTAGCGGAGGGTCTGGCGCAAAGCCTGCAGATTCAG CATCTGATTCAGGGCGACCGGCCACAAGCACCTTGAACCGCTTCTCAGCACTCCAGCAGTCCACCCCTGCCGAGAGCCCGGAGTCCCGTCGCGTGGTGCAGAG GGGCAGCTCTAGCCGCGACAGGTCAGAAAAggctggggacagaggggacCGGGAGTCAcgttcagagaagagcagtgaccGTCTGGAGCGTCCTGATCGGGGAGAGCGGGGAGAGAGGAACAGGTCTGCCGTCACCAAGAGGAGCTTCAGCAAAGAGACAGAGGACAGGAGCAGAGAACGGGAAAAGCAGAGTGGCCCTGAGACTGTGCGCAAGACTGCTAGCATGTCAGAGGAACGGGACAGGAGCCGAGAGACGA TTAAACAAGAGCCAGCACCTCCTGCGGCATCACCCAAACCCATGCTGtcagaggaggagctggagaagAAATCTAAGGCGATCATAGAGGAATATCTGCACATCAATGATATGAAG GAAGCcctgcagtgtgtgcaggagctgggcagcccCTCCTTGCTCTATGTCTTCGTGCGGAATGGCATCGAGTCCACGCTTGAGCGGAGTACGATCTCCCGCGAGCACATGGGGGTCCTGCTGTGCCACCTGGTGAAGGCTGGCACGCTCTCCAAGGAGCAGTACTATAAAGG GCTGCGGGAAATCCTGGAGATTGCGGAAGACATGGAGATCGACATCCCACATATCTGGCTGTATCTCGCAGAGCTCATAACACCTATCCTGCAAGAGGAAGGTATCCCCATGGAGGAGCTGTTCAG GGAGATAACAAAGCCCCTGGTGCCCCTTGGGAAAGCCACCACACTGCTGGTCGAGGTGCTGGGCTTATTGTGCAAAGGCATG AGCCAGAAGACCGCGGGCAAGCTGTGGCGGGACGGGGGCCTGAGCTGGAAGGAATTCCTGCCTGAGGACCAGGATGTCAACAAATTTGTCACAGAGCAG AAATTGGAGTACACAATGGGGGACAACTCGGACACGCCAAGCTGCAAGGAGCTAACCTCAGAGGAGCTGTGCAAACAAATGGACAAACTGCTGAAGGAGAACTCGAACAACCAAAGAATATATGACTGGATTGAG gcCAACCTAAGTGAGCAGCATGTCTCATCCAACACATTTATCAGGGCCCTGATGACATCCGTGTGCCATTCAGCCATCATCT TTGAGAACCCATACCGTGTGGATGCCCTGGTCATCCGCAACCGGGccaagctgctgcagaagtACATGCGAGATGAGCAGAAGGAGCTTCAGGCACTGTACGCCTTGCAAGCTTTGGTGGTGAAGTTGGACCAGCCTCCAA ACCTGCTGCGGATGTTCTTCGATGCTCTCTATGATGAGGACGTCATCAAGGAGGAGGCCTTCTACAAGTGGGAGTCCAGCAAGGACCCAGCCGAGCAGCAGGGCAAAGGGGTGGCCCTGAAATCAGTGACAGCATTTTTCACCTGGCTCCGGGAAGCAGAGGATGAGTCGGACAACAACTGA